A genome region from Sceloporus undulatus isolate JIND9_A2432 ecotype Alabama chromosome 1, SceUnd_v1.1, whole genome shotgun sequence includes the following:
- the ERMN gene encoding ermin: MTEDVQVPTSVPEYNGNVSSEKPPLQVIDIIDQIANSVEIFPYDSAKPEPDLLLTQGNQEGTGHLVENSVYEECDISTYEESVGLKEHEGKPEGDKEDNTDCFSQRRRDWEEEFGEELCEESHPASTKEQEITEEEEWDAQPPQGEKEKAEEEKEEKGEGQLSKPKEKLKEEEQPEANENVIGKDTDGTEEGVLKENNEDSHKKGQENNSKEFLSIRPSCNSQTEKPDDLPGTLRKNDISRHSYSRYNTISYRKIRKGNTKQRIDEFESMMHS; this comes from the exons ATGACAGAAGATGTCCAGGTTCCAACCAGCGTGCCTGAATATAACGGGAACGTGTCCTCAGAGAAACCTCCGCTCCAAGTTATTGATATTATTGATCAGATAGCAAATTCCGTTGAGATATTTCCTTATGACTCTGCCAAGCCTGAGCCTGATTTGTTACTTACACAAGGCAACCAAGAAGGAACCGGTCACTTAGTGGAAAATTCAGTCTATGAAGAGTGTGACATCTCCACTTATGAAGAGTCTGTAGGGCTGAAGGAACATGAAG GAAAGCCAGAGGGAGACAAGGAGGATAATACTGACTGCTTTTCCCAGAGAAGAAGAGACTGGGAAGAAGAATTTGGAGAAG AGCTCTGTGAGGAAAGCCATCCTGCAAGCACCAAAGAACAGGAGATAACTGAGGAGGAAGAATGGGATGCCCAACCTCCTCAGGGTGAAAAGGAAAAGgctgaggaggaaaaggaagaaaaaggagaagggcaGCTGAGCAAGCCCAAGGAGAAacttaaagaggaagaacagccAGAAGCCAATGAGAATGTAATAGGGAAGGATACAGATGGCACAGAAGAAGGAGTATTGAAGGAAAATAATGAGGATTCTCATAAAAAAGGGCaggaaaacaacagcaaagaatTCCTCTCCATCCGCCCCAGCTGTAATTCTCAGACTGAGAAACCTGATGACCTGCCAGGCACGCTGAGAAAAAATGATATCTCCAGGCACAGCTATTCTCGGTACAATACAATATCTTATCGGAAGATCCGGAAAGGAAACACTAAACAGAGAATTGATGAATTTGAGTCCATGATGCATTCATAA